One Colius striatus isolate bColStr4 chromosome 7, bColStr4.1.hap1, whole genome shotgun sequence DNA segment encodes these proteins:
- the SEMA4B gene encoding semaphorin-4B isoform X1: protein MGWSQRGCPWPRKGRRPPASTGGAGREPELRREERAPPAAPVPEHQVCGARPGAGWRRGPAWRGRCCRRCCCWRPRRSPSRGSVCPTLLWSADEEKKRQCVFKGKDPQRDCHNYIKMLLQLNSTHLYTCGTCAFSPACAYINVQHFSLERDASGKVLLEDGKGRCPFDPEYRSTAVMVDGELYAGTVSNFQGNEPTIYRSQESRIALKTENSLNWLQDPVFVGSAYLRESLPAGNPEGDDDKVYFFFSETGKEFDYFENTIVSRIARVCKGDQGGERVLQRRWTTFLKAQLLCSHPEDGFPFNVLQDVFVLTPGELRWRETLFYGVFTSQWNKGGLGSSAVCAFTMRSVQQAFSGLYKEVNRETQQWYTDTGPVPEPRPGSCVTSHTRHLKINSSLQMPDRVLNFIKDHFLMDSPVRSQPLLLQSRLRYQQIGVHRAQGLHGTYDVLFLGTDDGRLHKAVRVNHGVHIIEEIRLFPAGQPVLQLLLDHDQGLVYTATYTAVAQVPFANCSLYRSCGECVLARDPFCAWSRSLCRRTTPHSLAHPQLWAQDIEYADTERLCQRTNTSQPRPRVLLPPASVTPCQRIQLLPNAVQPLPCRLLSNLASRRWLHDGVPVNASYLVLPDGALILVGSAERAGTYECWSLEEGFRKLMASYCVAVDEPAHGPLDPGRKVAAGRDALETVSTSRSTSAVGSAAARLDGKTYWTEFLVMCVLFAAAVLVLALFLLHRHRDGMKALLEPGDPARHQKPPRKPVESLPLNGSNLPTAVPEHKGYQALQDNYIVSTPVHEPTAPPRAFSESEKRPLHVRDSFVEVSPACQRPRVRLGSEIQDSVV from the exons ATGGGGTGGAGCCAGCGGGGCTGTCCCTGGCCCAGGAAGGGACGTCGGCCACCGGCAAGCACAGGGGGAGCAGGAAGGGAGCCAGAgctgaggagggaggaaagggcaccaccagcagcccccGTCCCTGAGCACCAG GTCTGCggcgcccggcccggcgcgggatggcggcgcggcccggcctgGCGCGggcgctgctgccggcgctgctgctgctggcggcCGCGCAGGAGCCCGTCCCGAGGGTCAGTCTGCCCTACG ctgctgtggagtgCGGATgaggagaagaagagacagTGTGTATTCAAGGGCAAGGACCCACAG AGAGACTGTCACAACTACATCAAGATGCTTCTGCAGCTGAACAGCACCCACCTCTACACCTGTGGCACCTGCGCCTTCAGCCCAGCCTGTGCCTATATC AACGTACAACACTTCAGCCTGGAGCGGGACGCGTCGGggaaggtgctgctggaggacgGGAAGGGACGCTGCCCCTTCGACCCCGAGTACCGGTCCACGGCCGTCATGGTCG ACGGTGAGCTGTACGCTGGGACTGTCAGCAACTTCCAGGGCAACGAGCCGACCATCTACCGCAGCCAGGAGAGCCGCATCGCCCTCAAGACAGAGAACTCCCTCAACTGGCTGCAGg ACCCAGTCTTCGTGGGCTCAGCCTACCTGCGGGAGAGCCTGCCTGCTGGCAACCCTGAGGGCGACGATGACAAGGTCTACTTCTTCTTCAGCGAGACCGGCAAGGAGTTCGACTACTTTGAGAACACCATCGTGTCCCGCATCGCACGCGTGTGCAAG GGGGACCAGGGCGGGGAGCGTGTGCTGCAGCGGCGGTGGACGACCTTCCTGAAggcacagctgctctgctctcaccccGAGGATGGATTCCCCTTCAACGTGCTGCAGGACGTCTTCGTGCTCACCCCGGGGGAGCTGCGCTGGAGGGAGACGCTCTTCTATGGGGTCTTCACCTCGCAGTG GAACAAAGGTGGCCTGGGCAGCTCGGCCGTGTGCGCCTTCACCATGCGCAGCGTGCAGCAGGCCTTCAGCGGGCTCTACAAGGAGGTGAACCGCGAGACGCAGCAGTGGTACACAGACACTGGCCCGGTGCCTGAGCCCCGGCCAGGCTCG tGCGTCACCAGCCACACGCGGCACCTGAAGATCAACTCGTCGCTGCAGATGCCGGACCGGGTGCTGAACTTCATCAAGGACCACTTCCTGATGGACAGCCCCGTGCGCAGCCagccgctgctgctgcagagccgcCTGCGCTACCAGCAGATCGGCGTGCACCGCGCACAGGGCCTGCACGGCACCTACGACGTCCTGTTCCTGGGCACGG ATGATGGGCGGCTGCACAAGGCTGTGCGCGTCAATCACGGCGTGCACATCATCGAGGAGATCCGCCTCTTCCCCGCTGGacagcctgttctgcagctgctgctggaccaCGACCAG GGCCTGGTCTACACAGCCACCTACACGGCAGTGGCTCAGGTGCCCTTCGCCAACTGCAGCCTGTACCGCAGCTGCGGGGAGTGTGTGCTGGCGCGGGACCCCTTCTGCGCCTGGAGCCGGAGCCTCTGCCGCCGGACCACCCCGCACTCCCTGGCGCACCCCCA GCTCTGGGCACAGGACATCGAGTACGCTGACACGGAGCGGCTTTGCCAGCGAACCAACACctcccagccccggccccgtgTCCTCCTGCCCCCAG CCTCAGTCACCCCGTGCCAGCGGATCCAGCTGCTGCCCAACGCGGTGCAGCCACTGCCTTGCCGGCTGCTCTCCAACCTGGCCTCACGGCGCTGGCTGCATGACGGGGTGCCCGTCAACGCCTCCTACCTGGTGCTGCCTGACGGGGCCCTCATCCTGGTGGGCAGCGCCGAGCGGGCGGGCACCTACGAGTGCTGGTCACTGGAGGAGGGCTTCCGCAAGCTGATGGCCAGCTACTGCGTGGCTGTGGACGAGCCGGCCCATGGGCCCCTAGACCCCGGCAGGAAGGTGGCCGCCGGCCGGGACGCGCTGGAGACCGTCAGCACGTCGCGGAGCACCTCGGCGGTGGGCAGCGCCGCGGCCCGGCTGGATGGCAAGACCTACTGGACTGAGTTCCTGGTGATGTGCGTGCTCTTCGCCGCCGCCGTCCTCGTGCTGGCCCTCTTCCTCCTGCACCGGCACCGCGATGGCATGAAAGCCTTGCTGGAGCCCGGCGACCCCGCACGGCACCAGAAGCCGCCCCGCAAGCCCGTGGAGAGCCTGCCCCTGAACGGCAGCAACCTGCCCACCGCCGTGCCCGAGCACAAGGGCTACCAGGCCCTGCAGGACAACTACATCGTCAGCACCCCCGTGCACGAGCCCAcagccccgccccgcgcctTCTCCGAGTCGGAGAAGAGGCCCCTCCACGTCCGGGACAGCTTTGTGGAGGTGTCTCCTGCCTGCCAAAGACCCCGGGTGCGCCTGGGCTCCGAGATCCAGGACTCGGTGGTGTGA
- the HDDC3 gene encoding guanosine-3',5'-bis(diphosphate) 3'-pyrophosphohydrolase MESH1 has protein sequence MERIRLSRAASAAAAMGSEAARLLEAVNFAAEKHKGQRRKDPEGTPFINHPIGVARILSHEAGVTDIVVLQAALLHDTVEDTDTTLSEIEERFGEEVRRVVEEVTDDKKLPKMERKRLQVERAPGSSPRAGLVKLADKLYNLRDLNRCTPAGWSPQRVQEYFAWAARVVRGLRGRSAPMEAALQQLFQQRGLALEPPAAAADNKRAQV, from the exons ATGGAGCGGATCCGCCTCTCCCGCGCTGCTTCCGCCGCGGCGGCCATGGGCTCGGAGGCGGCGCGGCTGCTGGAGGCCGTGAACTTCGCGGCCGAGAAGCACAAGGGGCAGCGGCGGAAGGACCCCGAGGGCACCCCCTTCATCAACCACCCGATCG GTGTAGCCCGGATCTTGTCCCACGAGGCTGGTGTGACCGACATCGTCGTGCTGCAG GCCGCTCTCCTGCATGACACGGTGGAGGACACGGACACCACCTTGTCCGAGATCGAGGAGCGGTTCGGGGAGGAGGTCCGGCGCGTGGTGGAGGAGGTGACAGACGACAAGAAGCTGCCCAAGATGGAGCGCAAGCGGCTGCAGGTGGAGCGTGCGCCCGGCAGCAGCCCCCGCGCCGGGCTGGTGAAGCTGGCGGACAAGCTGTACAACCTGCGAGACCTCAACCGCTGCACCCCCGCAG GGTGGTCCCCGCAGCGCGTGCAGGAGTACTTCGCGTGGGCGGCGCGCGTGGTGCGCGGGCTGCGCGGGCGGAGCGCGCCCATGGAGGCTgcgctgcagcagctcttccagCAGCGCGGGCTGGCGCTGGAGCCGCCGGCAGCCGCGGCCGACAATAAACGTGCGCAGGTCTGA
- the NGRN gene encoding neugrin: MAAVLRRGLRAATLLAGTPRRAAAAAWPGDSEPPDPALEEAERARRRRAAARLQRLRRELCGERGPPERTLTWQAMEQMRFLRQELPEEWPVERLARGFGVSPDVVRRVLRSRGCPPPRRRQRQDEKVLGTTVTPAPGPGSVRAVRAPDSPGLSRLPRGRDGTGQ; this comes from the exons ATGGCGGCGGTGCTGCGGCGCGGGCTCCGGGCGGCCACGCTCCTCGCCGGGACCCCGCggagggcggcggcggcggcgtggCCCGGGGACTCGGAGCCGCCGGACCCGGCGCTGGAGGAGGCCGAGAG GgcacggcggcggcgggcggcggcgcggctgCAGCGGCTGCGGCGGGAGCTGTGCGGGGAGCGCGGCCCCCCCGAGCGCACCCTGACCTGGCAGGCGATGGAGCAGATGCG GTTCCTGCGGCAGGAGCTGCCCGAGGAGTGGCCTGTGGAGCGCCTGGCCCGAGGCTTCGGCGTCAGCCCCGACGTGGTGCGGCGGGTGCTGCGGAGCCGGGGCTgccccccgccgcgccgccgccagcGGCAGGACGAGAAGGTTCTGGGCACCACCGTGACACCGGCACCGGGACCGGGCTCTGTCCGCGCGGTGCGCGCTCCCGacagcccagggctgtcccGGCTGCCTCgggggcgggacgggacggggcaATAA
- the GDPGP1 gene encoding GDP-D-glucose phosphorylase 1, translating into MAAAAGEERGEPRTQEFVYGEEDFVLQGAGWEAEPDAAPASRFDRALLEGWSDRMERGLFRYRLGPLPTRVLPGAMRLVTQLNVQRGTERRPPQHIRSLRQPFDPAAFNFTRLRPDELLLRLRRTGTDSSSAPPDPLLVAINASPLERGHVLLLPEPARGLPQALTAPLLRGGLEAALLSAHPGFRLGFNGLGGCASVNHLHLHAFYLAHPLLVESAPARPLCPQGRLSFLTGVPAPAFLFYAAGPAGLEALARDVCRAAEHLTDAGLAYNVFATRGDPPEGPAGGCGGGRGLRVLLWARRPSFGAKAGEAFNVALCELAGYLPLPAAPLFRDMTEDAALRAVREPVPAEPELLRLGHELVRLLRG; encoded by the coding sequence ATggcagcggcggcgggcgaAGAGCGGGGCGAGCCGCGCACCCAGGAGTTCGTCTATGGGGAGGAGGACTTCGTGCTGCAGGGAGCCGGCTGGGAGGCCGAGCCGGACGCCGCGCCCGCCTCCCGCTTCGACCGGGCGCTGCTGGAGGGCTGGAGCGACAGGATGGAGCGGGGCTTGTTCCGGTACCGGCTGGGCCCGCTGCCCACCCGCGTCCTGCCCGGCGCCATGCGCCTGGTCACGCAGCTCAACGTGCAGCGCGGCACCGAGCGCCGCCCCCCGCAGCATATCCGCAGCCTGCGGCAGCCCTTCGACCCCGCCGCCTTCAACTTCACCCGGCTCCGCCCCGACGAGCTGCTGCTCCGCCTGCGCAGGACGGGGACCGACTCCAGCTCCGCGCCGCCCGACCCGCTGCTGGTGGCCATCAACGCCAGCCCGCTGGAGCGGGGCCACGTCCTGCTGCTGCCGGAGCCGGCGCGGGGGCTGCCGCAGGCGCTCACGGCGCCGCTGCTGCGCGGGGGGCTGGAAGCCGCGCTGCTCAGCGCCCACCCGGGCTTCCGCCTGGGCTTCAACGGGCTGGGGGGCTGCGCCTCCGTCAACCACCTGCACCTGCACGCCTTCTACCTGGCGCACCCGCTGCTGGTGGAGTCGGCGCCCGCCCGGCCGCTCTGCCCGCAAGGCCGGCTCAGCTTCCTGACCGGCGTCCCCGCACCCGCCTTTCTCTTCtacgccgccggccccgccggccTGGAGGCGCTGGCCCGGGACGTGTGCCGGGCGGCGGAGCACCTGACCGACGCCGGCCTGGCTTACAACGTGTTCGCCACGCGGGGCGACCCGCCGGAGGGGccggcggggggctgcgggggcgggcgggggctgCGGGTGCTGCTGTGGGCGCGGCGGCCCAGCTTCGGCGCCAAGGCGGGCGAGGCGTTCAACGTGGCTCTGTGCGAGCTGGCGGGGTACctgccgctgcccgccgccccgctcttCCGCGACATGACGGAGGACGCGGCGCTGCGGGCCGTGCGGGAGCCCGTCCCGGCGGAACCGGAGCTGCTGCGCCTGGGGCACGAGCTGGTGCGGCTGCTGCGGGGCTGA
- the SEMA4B gene encoding semaphorin-4B isoform X2, whose protein sequence is MAARPGLARALLPALLLLAAAQEPVPRVSLPYDSAERVVRRFEAPGVSNYTALLLSPDGSTLYLGARELLVAINTSRFQPGAPARRLLWSADEEKKRQCVFKGKDPQRDCHNYIKMLLQLNSTHLYTCGTCAFSPACAYINVQHFSLERDASGKVLLEDGKGRCPFDPEYRSTAVMVDGELYAGTVSNFQGNEPTIYRSQESRIALKTENSLNWLQDPVFVGSAYLRESLPAGNPEGDDDKVYFFFSETGKEFDYFENTIVSRIARVCKGDQGGERVLQRRWTTFLKAQLLCSHPEDGFPFNVLQDVFVLTPGELRWRETLFYGVFTSQWNKGGLGSSAVCAFTMRSVQQAFSGLYKEVNRETQQWYTDTGPVPEPRPGSCVTSHTRHLKINSSLQMPDRVLNFIKDHFLMDSPVRSQPLLLQSRLRYQQIGVHRAQGLHGTYDVLFLGTDDGRLHKAVRVNHGVHIIEEIRLFPAGQPVLQLLLDHDQGLVYTATYTAVAQVPFANCSLYRSCGECVLARDPFCAWSRSLCRRTTPHSLAHPQLWAQDIEYADTERLCQRTNTSQPRPRVLLPPASVTPCQRIQLLPNAVQPLPCRLLSNLASRRWLHDGVPVNASYLVLPDGALILVGSAERAGTYECWSLEEGFRKLMASYCVAVDEPAHGPLDPGRKVAAGRDALETVSTSRSTSAVGSAAARLDGKTYWTEFLVMCVLFAAAVLVLALFLLHRHRDGMKALLEPGDPARHQKPPRKPVESLPLNGSNLPTAVPEHKGYQALQDNYIVSTPVHEPTAPPRAFSESEKRPLHVRDSFVEVSPACQRPRVRLGSEIQDSVV, encoded by the exons atggcggcgcggcccggcctgGCGCGggcgctgctgccggcgctgctgctgctggcggcCGCGCAGGAGCCCGTCCCGAGGGTCAGTCTGCCCTACG ACTCAGCCGAGCGGGTCGTGCGGCGGTTCGAGGCGCCCGGCGTGTCCAACTACACGGCTCTGCTGCTGAGCCCGGACGGCAGCACCCTCTACCTGGGGGCACGTGAGCTGCTCGTCGCCATCAACACCAGCCGCTTCCAGCCTGGGGCACCGGCTCGCAGG ctgctgtggagtgCGGATgaggagaagaagagacagTGTGTATTCAAGGGCAAGGACCCACAG AGAGACTGTCACAACTACATCAAGATGCTTCTGCAGCTGAACAGCACCCACCTCTACACCTGTGGCACCTGCGCCTTCAGCCCAGCCTGTGCCTATATC AACGTACAACACTTCAGCCTGGAGCGGGACGCGTCGGggaaggtgctgctggaggacgGGAAGGGACGCTGCCCCTTCGACCCCGAGTACCGGTCCACGGCCGTCATGGTCG ACGGTGAGCTGTACGCTGGGACTGTCAGCAACTTCCAGGGCAACGAGCCGACCATCTACCGCAGCCAGGAGAGCCGCATCGCCCTCAAGACAGAGAACTCCCTCAACTGGCTGCAGg ACCCAGTCTTCGTGGGCTCAGCCTACCTGCGGGAGAGCCTGCCTGCTGGCAACCCTGAGGGCGACGATGACAAGGTCTACTTCTTCTTCAGCGAGACCGGCAAGGAGTTCGACTACTTTGAGAACACCATCGTGTCCCGCATCGCACGCGTGTGCAAG GGGGACCAGGGCGGGGAGCGTGTGCTGCAGCGGCGGTGGACGACCTTCCTGAAggcacagctgctctgctctcaccccGAGGATGGATTCCCCTTCAACGTGCTGCAGGACGTCTTCGTGCTCACCCCGGGGGAGCTGCGCTGGAGGGAGACGCTCTTCTATGGGGTCTTCACCTCGCAGTG GAACAAAGGTGGCCTGGGCAGCTCGGCCGTGTGCGCCTTCACCATGCGCAGCGTGCAGCAGGCCTTCAGCGGGCTCTACAAGGAGGTGAACCGCGAGACGCAGCAGTGGTACACAGACACTGGCCCGGTGCCTGAGCCCCGGCCAGGCTCG tGCGTCACCAGCCACACGCGGCACCTGAAGATCAACTCGTCGCTGCAGATGCCGGACCGGGTGCTGAACTTCATCAAGGACCACTTCCTGATGGACAGCCCCGTGCGCAGCCagccgctgctgctgcagagccgcCTGCGCTACCAGCAGATCGGCGTGCACCGCGCACAGGGCCTGCACGGCACCTACGACGTCCTGTTCCTGGGCACGG ATGATGGGCGGCTGCACAAGGCTGTGCGCGTCAATCACGGCGTGCACATCATCGAGGAGATCCGCCTCTTCCCCGCTGGacagcctgttctgcagctgctgctggaccaCGACCAG GGCCTGGTCTACACAGCCACCTACACGGCAGTGGCTCAGGTGCCCTTCGCCAACTGCAGCCTGTACCGCAGCTGCGGGGAGTGTGTGCTGGCGCGGGACCCCTTCTGCGCCTGGAGCCGGAGCCTCTGCCGCCGGACCACCCCGCACTCCCTGGCGCACCCCCA GCTCTGGGCACAGGACATCGAGTACGCTGACACGGAGCGGCTTTGCCAGCGAACCAACACctcccagccccggccccgtgTCCTCCTGCCCCCAG CCTCAGTCACCCCGTGCCAGCGGATCCAGCTGCTGCCCAACGCGGTGCAGCCACTGCCTTGCCGGCTGCTCTCCAACCTGGCCTCACGGCGCTGGCTGCATGACGGGGTGCCCGTCAACGCCTCCTACCTGGTGCTGCCTGACGGGGCCCTCATCCTGGTGGGCAGCGCCGAGCGGGCGGGCACCTACGAGTGCTGGTCACTGGAGGAGGGCTTCCGCAAGCTGATGGCCAGCTACTGCGTGGCTGTGGACGAGCCGGCCCATGGGCCCCTAGACCCCGGCAGGAAGGTGGCCGCCGGCCGGGACGCGCTGGAGACCGTCAGCACGTCGCGGAGCACCTCGGCGGTGGGCAGCGCCGCGGCCCGGCTGGATGGCAAGACCTACTGGACTGAGTTCCTGGTGATGTGCGTGCTCTTCGCCGCCGCCGTCCTCGTGCTGGCCCTCTTCCTCCTGCACCGGCACCGCGATGGCATGAAAGCCTTGCTGGAGCCCGGCGACCCCGCACGGCACCAGAAGCCGCCCCGCAAGCCCGTGGAGAGCCTGCCCCTGAACGGCAGCAACCTGCCCACCGCCGTGCCCGAGCACAAGGGCTACCAGGCCCTGCAGGACAACTACATCGTCAGCACCCCCGTGCACGAGCCCAcagccccgccccgcgcctTCTCCGAGTCGGAGAAGAGGCCCCTCCACGTCCGGGACAGCTTTGTGGAGGTGTCTCCTGCCTGCCAAAGACCCCGGGTGCGCCTGGGCTCCGAGATCCAGGACTCGGTGGTGTGA
- the CIB1 gene encoding calcium and integrin-binding protein 1 — MLGDGSGRSLGARRGGCSPERPPPPPGSSRCPVPAPGRSGGGERRARRKRGTAMGGSGSLLAREALDEYQELTFLSKQEILLAYKRFSELLPREERENLSARVPKSQILTLPELRANPFQHRICHVFSTSEDGDDSLSFEDFLDMLSVFSDSATSDIKSHYAFRIFDFDDDGTLDRKDLEKLVNCLTGQGEESRLSTAEMEQLIQNILEESDIDKDGTINLSEFQHVISRSPDFASSFKIVL; from the exons ATGCTGGGTGACGGCTCCGGGCGTTCCCTcggggcccggcggggcgggTGCAGCCCCGAACgtccgccgccgccccccggctcCTCCCGGTGCCCCGTGCCCGCcccggggcggagcgggggcGGGGAGCGACGTGCGAGGCGGAAGCGCGGCACCGCCATGGGGGGCTCGGGCAGCCTCCTGGCGCGCGAGGCGCTGGACGAGTACCAG GAGCTGACGTTCCTGAGCAAGCAGGAGATCCTGCT TGCCTACAAGAGGTTCAGTGAACTGCTGCcaagggaagagagggagaacCTCTCTGCGCGGGTTCCCAAGAGCCAGATCCTGACGCTGCCTGAGCTGCGG GCAAACCCCTTCCAGCACCGCATCTGCCACGTGTTCTCCACCTCGGAGGATGGGGATGACAGCCTGTCCTTTGAAGACTTCCTCGACATGCTGAGCGTCTTCAGTGACTCCGCTACCTCAGACATCAAGTCCCACTATGCCTTTCGCATCTTTG ACTTTGATGATGATGGGACCCTGGACAGAAAGGACCTGGAGAAACTGGTGAACTGTCTGACAGGGCAAGGCGAGGAGTCGCGGCTGAGCACCGCGGAGATggagcagctcatccaaaac aTCCTGGAGGAGTCTGACATTGACAAGGATGGCACCATCAATCTCTCTGAGTTCCAGCACGTCATCTCGCGCTCCCCAGACTTCGCCAG CTCCTTCAAGATTGTCCTGTGA
- the IDH2 gene encoding isocitrate dehydrogenase [NADP], mitochondrial, giving the protein MAARYLRAAPALSRLSLCPLPAASVGQRRHYANKRIKVANPVVEMDGDEMTRIIWAFIKEKLILPNVDVQLKYFDLGLPHRDKTDDQVTIDSALATQKYSVAVKCATITPDEARVEEFKLKKMWKSPNGTIRNILGGTVFREPIICKNIPRLVPGWTKPITIGRHAHGDQYKATDFVVSKSGTFKLVFTPKDGSGAKEWEVFNFPGGGVGMGMYNTDESISGFAHSCFQYAIQKKWPLYMSTKNTILKAYDGRFKDIFQEIFDKHYKTEFDKLKIWYEHRLIDDMVAQVLKSSGGFVWACKNYDGDVQSDILAQGFGSLGLMTSVLVCPDGKTIEAEAAHGTVTRHYREHQKGRPTSTNPIASIFAWTRGLEHRGKLDSNPELMKFAQTLEKVCVDTVESGTMTKDLAGCIHGLANVKLNEHFVNTTDFLDAIKNNLDKALGKQ; this is encoded by the exons ATGGCCGCCCGCTACCTCCGCGCTGCCCCGGCGCTGAGCCGCCTGtccctctgccccctccccgccgcctcCGTGGGGCAGCGACGACACT ATGCCAACAAGCGGATCAAGGTGGCCAACCCGGTGGTGGAAATGGATGGGGACGAGATGACGCGGATCATCTGGGCCTTCATCAAGGAGAAG CTCATCCTGCCCAACGTGGACGTCCAGCTGAAGTATTTTGACCTGGGCCTGCCGCACCGGGACAAGACGGATGACCAGGTCACCATCGACTCGGCGCTGGCCACGCAGAAGTACAGCGTGGCCGTGAAGTGTGCCACCATCACGCCGGACGAAGCCAGGGTGGAAG AGTTCAAGCTGAAGAAGATGTGGAAGAGCCCCAACGGCACTATCCGGAACATCCTGGGGGGAACAGTGTTCCGGGAGCCCATCATCTGCAAGAACATCCCCCGCCTGGTGCCCGGCTGGACCAAGCCCATCACCATCGGCAGGCACGCGCACGGCGACCAG TACAAAGCCACCGACTTCGTGGTGAGCAAATCCGGGACGTTCAAGCTGGTGTTCACACCGAAGGACGGCAGCGGGGCCAAGGAGTGGGAGGTGTTCAACTTCCCGGGCGGCGGCGTGGGCATGGGCATGTACAACACGGATGAG TCCATCTCGGGCTTCGCCCACAGCTGCTTCCAGTACGCCATTCAGAAGAAGTGGCCTCTCTACATGAGCACCAAGAACACCATCCTCAAGGCCTACGACGGGCGCTTCAAAGACATCTTCCAGGAGATCTTCGATAA GCACTATAAGACGGAGTTTGACAAGCTGAAGATCTGGTACGAGCACCGGCTCATTGACGACATGGTCGCCCAGGTGCTGAAATCCTCTGGCGGCTTCGTCTGGGCGTGCAAGAACTACGATGGGGATGTCCAGTCAGACATCCTGGCCCAAG GCTTCGGCTCCCTGGGGTTGATGACGTCTGTCCTGGTGTGTCCGGATGGGAAGACCATCGAGGCCGAGGCAGCCCACGGCACCGTCACTCGCCACTACCGGGAGCACCAGAAG GGGCGACCCACCAGCACGAACCCCATCGCCAGCATCTTCGCCTGGACACGTGGGCTGGAGCACCGGGGCAAGCTGGACAGTAACCCGGAGCTGATGAA GTTTGCCCAGACGCTGGAGAAGGTCTGTGTGGACACCGTGGAGAGCGGGACGATGACAAAGGACCTCGCTGGCTGCATCCACGGCCTTGCCAA TGTGAAGCTGAACGAGCACTTTGTGAACACCACTGACTTCCTGGATGCCATCAAGAACAACCTGGACAAGGCCCTGGGCAAGCAGTAG